One Sphingomonas sabuli genomic region harbors:
- a CDS encoding Pr6Pr family membrane protein → MPRTAAALIALAAWSGLAIQFDATLATTGSAGQALWVPLRFFTVLTNLTVALTFTASALGRRISPSWLGGVTLAIVLVGVVYMQLLRGLVELSGGALLADAILHKVVPVLVPLYWVALAPKGRLRWRDPAVWALFPLAYLGYALLRGSAEGRYAYPFIDVAKLGAAQVALNAVLIALGFAVAGLALVALDRRLQPDVAADQESDQR, encoded by the coding sequence ATGCCTAGGACTGCTGCCGCGCTGATTGCACTGGCGGCGTGGTCGGGCCTTGCCATCCAGTTCGACGCGACGCTGGCGACGACCGGTTCGGCTGGGCAGGCGCTGTGGGTGCCTCTGCGCTTCTTCACCGTTCTTACCAACCTCACCGTGGCGCTGACCTTTACCGCCAGCGCACTCGGCCGGCGGATATCGCCGTCGTGGCTGGGCGGCGTGACCCTGGCGATCGTCCTTGTCGGCGTGGTCTACATGCAGCTGCTGCGCGGGCTGGTGGAATTGAGCGGCGGCGCGCTGCTCGCGGACGCAATCCTGCACAAAGTCGTGCCGGTGCTGGTCCCGCTCTATTGGGTGGCGTTGGCGCCGAAGGGCCGGCTGCGCTGGCGCGACCCGGCCGTCTGGGCCCTCTTCCCGCTCGCCTATCTCGGCTACGCCTTGCTGCGCGGCTCGGCCGAAGGGCGCTATGCTTATCCGTTCATCGATGTCGCCAAGCTAGGCGCCGCGCAGGTGGCGCTCAACGCGGTGCTGATCGCGCTTGGCTTTGCAGTGGCCGGGCTGGCGCTGGTCGCGCTCGACCGGCGGCTACAGCCCGACGTCGCCGCCGATCAGGAAAGCGACCAGCGATAG